ACTACAGTTGCACAAAGGAAAGTGGAACATCGGTACAAACTCCTACTTTTCCACCTTCTTCGAGCGGTAATCACCTGGAGTTTGTGATCTATATCTCTTTCATACTGGTCTTAGTAGGCTGTATGTTGTAAGTGTAGAAGCAAAGAGTATAATGGACCGTGTCTGGCATCATTTCAGTGTGGATGTGAAAACTAcgttactttgtttttttttctttttgacttGTTTAATAAGCAGGCATGATGATCTAGATTCCACATATTGTGAATTGTGACAGTTGAACCTCAGTGCATGAAATTTTGTACAAAAACAGTCAAATATGTTGTCACTTTGGTTTAAAATAGCGTGAGGCGCTCCGAAGGGTTTTGGTTCCAAACGCTTTAAGTGAGATGAGAGCTTCACGTATGCAAGGCGCTCAAAATATAAAAAATCTTTGTACATAGTTATCaaacacacttaaaacacataaaaacatGGTTAAAACATACATTGAAGTCGAAACACACTtgaaacataaacataaaaaaaagtcTTTAATCAATAATCGATGCAGAAGAGTGAGGCGGCTGAATAGAAGAGGCCGCAATGGATTTTTGAGGATAAAGAACCCAAATCTGACATGATTAAAAGCTGATTTAGGATATTGGGCCCATATAAAACCCAAATCTGACCTGATTGGGCCTGAGGCGTCGCTTCACACACTTAGCGCTTCAGGTTTAAAGCGTCGCCTCAAAACGCTTGACGTGAAATAACGCttcaaagcaaaaaaaaaaaaaaaaaacggttttccTAACGCATCGCATCGGGCCTGAGGCGTCGCTTCACATACAGTATCATCACGCGATCCCAATTCAAACTGTAGACACAATATCAGATTATTGTATTAATTATAAGTGAATTGATTAATTTGAGGACTACAATTGTTTCTCTTTACAAGCAAACCAGTAGGCACCGTAACAAATGAATACCACTAAAGTATGCTCGGTAAGATCATAAACAGATTAATACACAAAAAATATACCATGTATGGAATTCATTTGTTATAAAAATCAAAAATCTTGAGTTCTGACCCAATTCACTTATCAGTCTTATCGACGACATTTTTCTCTATCGCTTCATCACACAGCTCAAGAGTCAGATCCAGGTTCCCGTCATGATAGTTCATATCCATAAAGAAATTGTATAACTCTCTATCGGCAACGAAACCCTTTTTCCTCATTTCCTCGAATATATTCTTGGCCTCTAGATGTTTTTTCCTCTTAATAAAACCTTTAATAAGAGCATTATAACCATTTACCGTAAGGTCATACCCCTTATCCACCATTTCTTTACGCAAAAACCATGCCTCTTTCATATTTCTCGCTTTGCAGTGGCCTCTTATTAGTATATTATACGTGTTGGCGTTTGGCGAAAGACCTTCGCTTATCATTTCCTTGTAGATTTCAGTTGTCGCATGCATATCACTTCGAATACAATACTGCTTCATAAGTGAATTGTAGGTGGTGGCGTTTGGCATGATACGTTTTTCCAACATCCATTTCAGCAGCCTCTTGCCATCTTCTAGCATTCCCGACACGCAAAATCCGTTCATTAAAACGTTGAACGTGACGACTGTCGGCTGAAGCCCTTTATCCAACATTTCACGGAGAAGCTCGTGAGCGTTAACCATGTCTCCGGCCTTGCAATAAGCATCCATTAGAGTCGTGTACGTAAATGTATCTGGATAAACGCCTGCCGCTTCCATATCGCCCACTAGCTTTACCGCTTGTACGATATTTCCAACTTTACAAAGACCGTTAACAAGTGAATTATACGTGCATATATTCAGTTCAAGACCCTTTGCACACATTTCACCGAGAAGTTCATTTGCTGTATCGATTTCCCCTTGTTTGCACAACCCGTCAACAAGTGCGGTATACGTGACGACATTCGGCGTGAGTCCCATACGAACCATCTGATTATGAAGCGTAAACGCGTCTTTCATCTGACCAGCCTTGCAATAACCATCGATAAGTACCGTACACGTGACTTCATCGACTTCCATTCCTCTACTAACCACTTCAACAAACAGATTGTGCGCTTCCGTTATATTTCCCGTTCGACAAATTCCCGCTATAATCGCAGTATACGTTACAAGGTCAGGAACAATGTTCTTGCCATGCATTTCATTCAAAAGCCTATACGCAGCAGTGATATTTCCCGCTTTGCAGAAACCGTCAATTAGCGTCGTATACACTACCTTATCCGGAACTAGTTTCCGGTATAACATCTCCCGTAAAACCTTCTCGGCTTCCGCCACTTTGCCAATCTGACACAAAAACAAAACCACACTGTTAAGCGTAAACACGTTTGGCTCGATTCCTCTTGTTTGCATTTCTTCGATAAGTTTCGGAACTTCGTGAAACTCTCCGATCCGACAGTAGCCGTTTATAACCGTGCTATAACTAATAGCATCAGACGTGTAGCCTCGTAACCTCATCTGGAAGAGTAAGTTATGAGCTTCTTTCACTTTCCCGATTCGACAAAGACTGTGCATCGTTATATTATGCGACACGGTATTCCAGTCAATCCCCTCTTTAGCGAATTCGGTAAAGACGTGCGGTGTTATCTTACACCCGTTCATATTCTCGGATAGCTTTGAGAGAAATAAATTGCATGACGCAACGGATATGACCACTCCGTAGTTTAACATCTTATACAATAACTTTTTCGCTCCGTCTAGTATTCCGACTTCGACGAGGACTTGGAAGAAAATATCAAAGACAAAGGGATTATTATTACTCCAATCTTTGTAAGTGTATATCAACTTCTCCATGAAAAGGGTAAACGGGAGGGTAGCATCTACGTTAGGTTTACTCCAGAAGTTGTGAATGAGTCTATAAGCCGTTTTTGGGTCCTTTGCAGCAACGGAAATTTGAATGATAATGCAACGAGCCTCGAGCGATGGAGCTCTACGTAAACACAGCCAGCTGAAAAGATTCAGAACTAACGTGTACTCGTTCTTTATGTCCATCAGAACCCAAATAAAGTGGTCGGGTTTGAACCTTGATTCGAATGGTTTTAGAATTCGTTCTATGGGCTCGAAACGGCGTTGCTTAATGGCGGTGCTTATGTTGTATACAAGTTGGGAATCTTTAATGGTGGGTTTTTTTGGCGAATAATCGGGAAAGGGCCTGACACTAGCTGAACCAAGTGACGAAAACTTATGTTTCGAATAATTTGCTATGTCAAGTGGAAGATGATAACGATAATATCTTGGGACGAAGATAGGAAACCTCTTCATATCTTAGCATGAAATGGCATTCCCGATTTCTACCTTTGATGCTGGCATTACCCTTCTCCATATAGAAAGGGTGAAGCATAAAGGATCTTCCTCAATACATCCCTGTTACAACAGCAATTGCACTATACATAAGCAAATCTTGATAGAAtagattcttgtttaaagttaaaTTAAGCAATCAATACTAAATAAACAGATAAATAAGTGTTACATAACATAACATAGCCCAAAAGGCCATATTTTTCTGGtggcatttcatcgaacaggtGGTGGGTATTAACTGAAAAAACATAATCTGAGTGTTTAAGCGTTCAAATGGAgtacataacataacataacatcatTGATAACTTATAAGATGAAGTTTGTATTCTGGGTTGGACTGACAACATCGTACTCAAGATCAAATATAAAGACAGAAATTTTAATACCTCTTGTAAGTGTAACCATAGTCACATAATTCGCTGGTCATGGCACGATTTTCGTTTTGGTTCGTCCGATCCAATTCGCGGTACGAACAGGATCCGGGTTCGCAAGGGATCGCGTTTCCGACGACCATAATGGCAACAATTCAAATGTAATAGAGAAGAAATGGTGGCTAATCGAAGCTTACCCGCTTGCTTGCTGGCTGATTGAACCCTCCCTGCTGAATCGTAGAATGAAAGAAAGAAGATCAGTCAGTCGGCTGTTTGTTTTTTAGGTTTAGAAGATAGATGGAGGAGCGAACAGGGAGATAGACAAGAGGAGACGGCTGCTTTAGTTTAGTTTggttgttttagtttttttttttttttgaacggcaaatttggatcactgacggaccactgaagtatcatcgtgccaccagcagaactacccgatcatatccatctccactaggcaataatgcctatacaccaattcaagaggaaacccaataaatctgggaaaaccccctttgtgagaatcgaacccatgacctaatggtcataagccttatcccaccaccaaagtaccactaggctataatgccatctCAGTTACGTGGGCCTGTGACCCAAGTGGGGGCATTAAAGTTATAGGAGGGTCAAGAGCTAGGGGCCACTTTGGATCCGGGAGTTTGTGGAGGGAGCTATGCTGTGAGGTGTTTGTTTGGCCCATTAAGATTGATGGTGTCCAGAGATTGGCCTAGGAAGGTTTGGTGGTGCCTTGACTAGAGCCGTGATTCCAGCCCAGATGTGGCTAGGAAAGAAGCCCAGCTCAAATGTGGTGGGCTTAGGTGATCAGCAGAAGGttgttttagttttaattttaattttcattttaattttaattttacttctatttttattttaaatatactAGAATTTAGACCCGTGTGATACACGGGTTTAAGGATATAAATTATATAACTTGATAATTTTGTATAAATCTTTTTGGCAATTTGCTTATATATACGAACAGGATAGATGACATATTCAGTTTTCTCAGTAAACTATCGTAAATATATGGTAGTCATACCAAATTTAACTATAACTAAAACTATTTCAATTAATAATTTTCAAACACATTTCTTTAGTTATGGGATTTTATTTGTCTTTCCAAATTATTTTGCATATTTCTATTTTTTAGCTCACGAAACACATCTTATAAATATATCTAATCATTTTTAATAAGCGATCCATTAGGCTATAgtgtgtggtcatgaccctcatgaccaccatgaccctctcCGTCAGCATCATGTTACACATctctaatccatcatccaaaaccactaccctaaggtgTGGTTATGACTCAAACCACTATCCccttatttattataatttatttttgtctatagaaaaagaaaagaaaatcttgGAAAATGGAAAAGAGGACCTTgattgccatggtttaatccatgggaaCTATGGTGGATCAGGCAAGGGAGTGGTGTAACCTTCTATTCATGTTCCTACGTGTCGAATCATTTCCTGACCATgaccccacaccctttagccttaaAACAATTATACTCCCATCTTACTTTCCAATTTATTGTGGAGTTGCTAAGACACTATGAATCCACGTTTGCTTTCTGTTACTATTTTTTACATTGCTTTGCTTTGTTATGAtttgattttgattatatttctgttatatataacttttatatattattttaacttttttataaatatattttgatattCTCAAATATAAAAACCATAATATCAGAGTACTAACATCTAGATGAAGTCACGGCCATAAACAAAGTTCTATGATTTGCTGCCTCCATAACCCAACAGGTTGTAtgtataaaataatttagttATAAAAAATTATGCATACattattaaattatataatttttatcCTTACATATGTTTATAAACTAATCCTTAAACTCTTATAATTCACAACAAAATTTTGAATGAAACTAATATCTAATGTAGACTAAAATAAACATGTTGTAACACTATATTCATAActataattttataaaagagGATATTTTAAAATTACATGAGAAAAACAAAATaggttaaaatttaattataaaaactaaatgacaaaaataaaaataaaaacaactgCTGCTTCAAGAGCTTTTAATTTAATAATTACGAAATACCAAAAAAGTTAAAACATccaataaaataaaacaaataagaaattattaaagttttaatgataaaaagttatgataaataataaaaatttcaTTTAAGGATACCATCAATCCaataagaaattaaaaaaaaaaactcgctACTATTTTTTATAGATTAAAgtgaaaatataaaataaactaaGATTGTATATAGATAAATGTGATATTAAAagttttagagttaattgccaaaatcatccctgaggtttgggcacatttgtcattttcgtccaaaatgacacttttgtaccattttgccccccacgtttgtaactttttgccatttttatccaaaccactaacttagtttattttttctgttaagttaaaggatatttggatgaaaatggcaaatataaaccacaggacgaaaatggcaaatatgctcaaactctttttaatttcttttatttagttaattttgttacatatataataaaaaagaatatacatgcaatttttatacgaAAAAAATAAGAGTTTTGacacatattttttttataaattttcatccatccactaagttaatttttttctattaaggcgaaagatgttttaaattttataaattaattttttgtATCAAGGTTATTATATGTTGTCTTTTGTTCAATAGAACTTTGTTTTCTTTCTCTAAGTAACATGAATATTTCGATTATGTTTTTGAGAGTTTAACAAGAAAATAGCTCGTCGTGAAAAGTGTTTATCACAAAATATTAGATGGCATTATACTTactatttggtgggtaattttaaggtttggtaacggtACGTTGTTTGATGGGGGCACTGGCTTTTGTTTTTcgttaggagcgaatttaaaagagtagaagatgaattaaaaacttggtacatatgataatatttgtttatttgacatttttctaTAAGGTCAcaagcattttagttttataaaaattagaggtttaagtagatttatttttataaaattgatctatataaacaattggaaattaatttctgtattaatttataaaatttaaaacatcattcgccttaatagaaaaaaattaacttagttagtggttggatgaaaatttataaaaaatatgtgaGAAAACTATTgtcttttttatataaaaattgcatgtatattcttttttattatatatgtgacaaaattaactaaataaaagaaattaaaaagagtttgagcacatttgccattttcgtccctgtggtttatagttgccattttcatccaaatatcattcaacttaacagaaaaaataaactaagttagttgtttggatgaaaatggcaaaaagttacaaacgtggggggcaaaatggtataaaagtgtcattttggacgaaaatggcaaatgtgctcaaacctcagggacgattttggcaattaactcaaaGTTTTAAATGtatttaaaaaccaaaacaaataaaaaattaaatttaacaaaaaaaaattagattgtAGGAGGTGttgccatgtggcattaattgTAGTCTTTTATTAGAATTTAGATATTAGATATTTAGATATATTATTATTAGCCAATGAATGGTAAAAGAAATTTAATCTATTTTTACTTAGCATAGTTAAAttattttgagttttttttatttactctATCTTATCTTTgttgttaatatgatttttatttttttacccaATATAGTTAAAttattttgagttttttttaCATACTCTCCTTTTTGCTGTTAACATGGTTTTCATGCCACGTGTTTTCTTCTTTTTCTAGATCAAACATATTTCTCCATCATCTTTCTCATTAGTTCCAGAATGTTTATTTTATCATAAAAAATCCACCACCTGCCCAACTCCGTCTGCATTTTGCAAAACATGGCTTCCGTAAGCCACTTCCTTCTTCAGAGGAAGTTATTATTTCCGTAAACCGttgtattttctttttattaCTAGAGCGTAACCTACTCATAATTTATCTGCAAAAGTTTTAAATCTTTTGAAGTATGGGCCCTAAGAGAAGCTAAAGACAAGCTGGAGAAGCGTGGTGAAGAGCTAACATGGAGATTAGACTTTTAAAAAACATTTGATGGTACATGTTTTATATGTCCAATAGAGATGAACATGTTAAtagtaataaaaaaaaacttattttctaAACGTTTTATGTTACTTACATGTCGATCTTGAAGAAGGAAATGGACAAGAAATCATAAAGGTGTGGAATGCTATCCGAGAAATGTAAGGAAAATTGGGAAAGACGCACAATCAAATTATTCATGAGAAAGAAGCAGCAAAGTCGCTACGGAACAAGCTCTGTGTAATCAAAGAAGTACCAGTTATTGATAAAATGAAAGTGGAGTACTTAGAAAATCGTAATCATGAACGGGTGTGCACTAATGACCTTAACCACTCGACCAATGTTGATaggcattggggaagggcaaacaaCAGCCGTcttgcggtatcgagttattagAAACATGCTTTGAAACTAAACACTTGGCAACTAAACGTTTTAcataactgtgaactcgccagctttatgttgatacactttttctgcatgcttgcaggttgaTAGGTATTTGATGTGGGACTTGCACTATGGGGAGGTGGATTGGTCATGGGTCATGACTAGTGTAAAGACAAGGAGTATTGATTGTTTTTACATACTTTGGTTTTGAGTTTCTAAAACAACGAATTATGCTTCGCTGAacgtaaacatgttttaaacaaatgttttgaattttctaattacattgaatgggaatttttatttattgtattattgttagttcaatgtgattagtggctggatcctggtaagTCACACGCCATGCGGTGAAGAAGATTGTTGAGTTGGAAGAATCACTTGCTAATACCTAGGGGGACTTCACGAGATCATTGAAAGATAGCTAAAGGGCcttaatacacacacacacacacataaactGGTGGGTGGTGTGCAgacaatggtggtggtggttagggAAGAGCTTTTTTTCCCAAATACCTGTACCGTACCGTACCTGTACCCGTACCATTTTAGGTATTTGGTACATATATCGGTACTCAGTTTTATATAGACCTTTAAAAGTTTTTTATATTATGTGTTATTTAGTGTTATGGTATTTATAGTACTTGTATTGATTTTACCTATACGGTACCCGTATCATATTGGTACTCGTACCAATTCTACATATTTGGCACCCGTACTATATTGGTACTCATGTCAAATTTACTTATTTAGTACCCCGTACAAGTGCTTAAAActatataaaaacaaaatggtaccaaAGCGGGCACTGTATCGAAAATACCGTACCCGTACGGTACCTATATATTTGGTATACATTTTTGTTCAAATTCGATATCAGTATTTTCAGTACCGGTACGATACCAATCTCATCTctagtggcggtggtggtgggaggtggacgggatgatgggtggtggtggtggacgggggtggtggacggtggtgatggtgatggagGGTGGTGGTGTTTAATCTTCTACAAaccttagaagatcttaaaaGTGGTTGGTCAAAGTTTGCACCAACAAGAGCTCGCGAAAATGTATTTTAATGAAACATATttgaaaaacaaacagtctgcagaTGGCAATGTCTACATGGAACAGACAGAAGAGCCTATGCAgatattttttagaaaaacaaacaccatCTTAAAATAAGATGTAGACAAAAACTAATGATTATTTAAGAACACACTAACATTGAAAAACCGGATTAGTGTACAGGAAAACAAAGACTCAACCGAAAATATAACTCAAGACAAATGTTTGACTCTCTATTTTAAACTTTATGATTAAGAAAGAAATTGTATCTTTAAGATTTAAAAGTTAGCATTTAGGAGAGATACATAGTGTTTTGACGTGTATACGGTCAACACTGTGCATAGGATAACAAGAATTCGTGCGTTAATCATAATAAATATGTTTAGAATACTTATGTATTATTGAAAAAGTATGTTTATAAGTTACAGTAATTTTTGGGTCATTGAAACGACAAAAATCAGCAAGTAGATCAACTTACGCGATTTCAACACGTAGCGCGTGTGCACGACATTTAATGCCATATCAGCAAAATACTAATATTTTGAGcaaaaaataattattataatttataaactaATTTGTATTGAAATTTACGCGAGAAAACGAGAATTCTGACGCAAGAACAAGCTGGAACGGAGTTGTGCGCAGATAATGGTGTGCTGAAGAAGGATGGGCTTAGCTGATGGGCTTCAAAGTTCAAACCCACTCCACCAAAACTTAGGTATATAAACCCCTATATACCTCCACATCCTTCATTATTCACAAACATTTTATCTCTCTGCCTCATTTCTCTCTAACCTCTCTTTACATTCTCTCTCTAGAACACAAGATCCGTCGACCAGAAACCAGCC
The sequence above is drawn from the Helianthus annuus cultivar XRQ/B chromosome 12, HanXRQr2.0-SUNRISE, whole genome shotgun sequence genome and encodes:
- the LOC110895008 gene encoding pentatricopeptide repeat-containing protein At1g05670, mitochondrial produces the protein MKRFPIFVPRYYRYHLPLDIANYSKHKFSSLGSASVRPFPDYSPKKPTIKDSQLVYNISTAIKQRRFEPIERILKPFESRFKPDHFIWVLMDIKNEYTLVLNLFSWLCLRRAPSLEARCIIIQISVAAKDPKTAYRLIHNFWSKPNVDATLPFTLFMEKLIYTYKDWSNNNPFVFDIFFQVLVEVGILDGAKKLLYKMLNYGVVISVASCNLFLSKLSENMNGCKITPHVFTEFAKEGIDWNTVSHNITMHSLCRIGKVKEAHNLLFQMRLRGYTSDAISYSTVINGYCRIGEFHEVPKLIEEMQTRGIEPNVFTLNSVVLFLCQIGKVAEAEKVLREMLYRKLVPDKVVYTTLIDGFCKAGNITAAYRLLNEMHGKNIVPDLVTYTAIIAGICRTGNITEAHNLFVEVVSRGMEVDEVTCTVLIDGYCKAGQMKDAFTLHNQMVRMGLTPNVVTYTALVDGLCKQGEIDTANELLGEMCAKGLELNICTYNSLVNGLCKVGNIVQAVKLVGDMEAAGVYPDTFTYTTLMDAYCKAGDMVNAHELLREMLDKGLQPTVVTFNVLMNGFCVSGMLEDGKRLLKWMLEKRIMPNATTYNSLMKQYCIRSDMHATTEIYKEMISEGLSPNANTYNILIRGHCKARNMKEAWFLRKEMVDKGYDLTVNGYNALIKGFIKRKKHLEAKNIFEEMRKKGFVADRELYNFFMDMNYHDGNLDLTLELCDEAIEKNVVDKTDK